One Torulaspora globosa chromosome 5, complete sequence DNA window includes the following coding sequences:
- the BSC6 gene encoding Bsc6p (ancestral locus Anc_3.24), which yields MAPRKDDGKDDIPIEMVSLLDQSMEQDEGFTRDEVYTSKGWIEDVEWKGKKVKTYPLDYNKVGLVRMQIVTNLIVFLVFGLNDQTTGSLIPTLTRSYGISKVVVSNIFLVQVFGYVLACLLNEKLHKRWGMRGAVNLSAGLFILFFAVLALQPSSFFIYMACYLPIGFALGILDSTGNVLIGNLEHHKNEWMGAIHGLYGAASMVTPPVVSHFVKYGRWANFFCIPLGLSVLALAIAVPAFRHETAAKYDYVCNVNEVETELVEEDKSGGLTVVALLKNPAVSLYAIYLFVYLGAEVSTGSWLFSYLLSTKSDDKIAMSYVTSSYWTGLTVGRFLLGFITKRVFASEYVASLAYSLMCLFFYSVLLAVGTINTDAGWYIVVLFFVLFFCGVFVGPLFPNASIVAMQVLPRHLHVGGVGLAVAIGGSGNALLPYLVGVTLHFAGMNWFPLLCWTMVVGFTLIWSIYPKYLPIPLHTYFRHELDTIS from the coding sequence ATGGCGCCACGTAAGGATGACGGTAAAGATGATATACCTATAGAAATGGTCAGCCTGCTAGACCAATCGATGGAACAAGATGAGGGTTTCACCAGGGACGAGGTTTATACAAGTAAGGGATGGATCGAGGATGTAGAGTGGAAGGGTAAGAAGGTCAAGACATATCCGCTGGATTATAATAAAGTGGGACTTGTTAGGATGCAGATCGTCACTAACTTGATCGTGTTTTTGGTATTCGGGTTGAACGACCAGACTACGGGTTCACTTATTCCTACACTCACGAGAAGCTATGGGATATCTAAAGTAGTTGTTTCCAATATATTTCTGGTTCAAGTCTTTGGCTACGTGTTAGCATGTCTATTGAATGAAAAGCTGCACAAGAGATGGGGCATGAGGGGAGCAGTGAACCTCTCAGCAGGTCTGTTTATTCTCTTTTTCGCTGTACTTGCACTTCAACCATCgtctttcttcatctaCATGGCCTGCTATTTACCCATAGGCTTCGCTCTCGGCATTCTGGACTCTACAGGAAATGTGCTTATAGGCAACCTGGAACATCACAAGAACGAATGGATGGGTGCCATACATGGTCTGTATGGTGCAGCGTCGATGGTAACCCCTCCAGTTGTCTCGCATTTTGTGAAATACGGTCGTTGGGCCAACTTCTTTTGCATCCCGCTGGGACTCTCTGTTTTGGCTTTGGCGATTGCAGTGCCGGCATTTAGGCATGAGACGGCTGCGAAGTACGATTATGTTTGCAACGTAAATGAAGTCGAAACTGAATTAgtagaagaagataaatcAGGTGGTTTGACAGTCGTCGCTCTATTGAAGAACCCAGCGGTATCACTGTACGCTATCTACCTTTTCGTCTACCTCGGCGCTGAAGTATCGACGGGCTCGTGGTTGTTTTCATAtcttctttcaacaaaatctGACGACAAGATAGCCATGTCGTACGTTACTTCTTCATATTGGACTGGTTTGACCGTGGGCAGATTCTTGCTCGGGTTTATCACGAAAAGGGTGTTTGCGAGCGAGTATGTCGCTAGTCTGGCATACAGCTTGATGTGCTTGTTTTTCTACTCGGTGCTTCTCGCCGTAGGCACTATAAATACGGATGCTGGATGGTACATCGTGGTGCTATTCTTCGTTTTATTCTTCTGTGGAGTCTTCGTCGGACCGCTATTCCCAAATGCAAGCATAGTAGCCATGCAGGTCTTGCCAAGACACCTCCACGTAGGTGGAGTGGGACTCGCAGTTGCCATAGGCGGTAGCGGCAACGCTTTACTGCCGTACCTTGTCGGTGTAACACTTCACTTCGCTGGCATGAATTGGTTCCCGTTATTGTGTTGGACAATGGTTGTCGGTTTTACCTTGATCTGGAGCATTTACCCCAAGTATCTGCCAATTCCTCTACATACGTATTTCCGCCACGAGTTGGATACAATTAGCTAA
- the HXT14 gene encoding Hxt14p (ancestral locus Anc_3.23) — protein MSYSPGNRVVESSNLNSTKRVGTSAFSESIRERRALKLPIMLCCSVSFGGFIFGWDVGTIGGITNMDSFNQHFGTIRNPFTGARRLPDTLIGLIVSIFNVSCAIGGLTLAKAGDYKGRKFGIYVALVVYCAGLVIALTNDTNWIQFLFGRIFAGLGVGSTAVLVPIYLSEISPLRIRGAMVGSYQLLITLGILTGNVTNYGCNQMFFNDLSNMAWQFPISLGFLWALIIAVGLTFTPESAPFLISRRNAITEAKESFAKMNAVSTSDYRTTDFIERSVRERYIRKKEAKNQDIFEWARGKPMLGVRLLIGISVMSFQQLSGINYFFYYGTTIFERTSMDPYAVTMILSSVNFIATFGGLYTVEAFGRRTCLLAGSIGMFCCMLIFASVGNFAMNSDAAYAVMITSTCVYLIFFATTLGPVTFALVSELFPMRTKATSMAVCTSFNWMFNFLISFLTPIIASRIGFLYGYFFAGCLLVSAIFAWVMVPETKNMTETDIDALYYTMNW, from the coding sequence ATGAGTTATTCACCGGGAAATCGCGTCGTTGAGAGCTCAAATTTGAACTCGACCAAGAGGGTTGGCACCTCTGCCTTTTCCGAGAGCATTAGGGAAAGGCGAGCCTTGAAACTCCCGATCATGCTGTGCTGTTCAGTATCATTCGGCGGTTTCATATTTGGCTGGGATGTGGGAACTATCGGTGGAATTACCAATATGGACAGCTTTAATCAGCATTTTGGCACTATAAGAAATCCTTTCACCGGAGCGAGAAGACTACCAGACACTCTTATTGGACTTATAGTATCAATATTCAACGTCAGTTGCGCCATCGGTGGGCTTACGCTGGCCAAAGCTGGTGACTACAAGGGAAGAAAATTTGGCATTTATGTGGCACTGGTTGTATATTGCGCTGGTCTTGTCATCGCTCTGACAAACGACACAAATTGGATTCAATTTCTGTTTGGTCGAATTTTTGCAGGGCTTGGTGTTGGCTCAACAGCTGTTCTCGTTCCAATATACCTGTCTGAGATTTCACCCTTGAGAATTAGAGGAGCTATGGTTGGATCTTACCAGCTACTGATAACGCTTGGAATTTTAACTGGTAACGTCACAAATTATGGTTGTAATCAAATGtttttcaatgatctcAGCAATATGGCTTGGCAGTTCCCGATATCCCTGGGCTTCCTATGGGCTCTTATAATTGCTGTGGGACTAACGTTCACGCCTGAATCGGCGCCATTTCTCATCTCACGCAGGAATGCAATCACAGAGGCGAAAGAGTCATTTGCCAAAATGAACGCCGTTTCCACCTCTGATTATCGAACAACTGACTTTATCGAAAGGAGTGTCAGGGAAAGGTATATAAGAAAAAAGGAGGCAAAAAACCAAGACATATTTGAATGGGCTAGAGGTAAGCCAATGCTCGGCGTAAGATTGCTCATTGGTATCTCCGTCATGTCTTTCCAGCAATTATCTGGGATTAATTATTTTTTCTACTATGGGACCACAATCTTCGAGAGGACCTCGATGGATCCTTACGCAGTTACTATGATTCTCTCTTCAGTAAATTTTATTGCAACCTTTGGTGGCCTTTACACAGTCGAGgcttttggaagaagaacatGTTTACTTGCAGGATCGATCGGAATGTTTTGCTGTATGTTAATATTTGCAAGTGTTGGAAATTTTGCCATGAACTCTGACGCGGCCTATGCAGTAATGATAACGTCAACATGCGTCTATCtaatcttcttcgcaacCACCTTGGGTCCCGTAACATTCGCGCTGGTGTCAGAGCTATTCCCCATGAGAACAAAAGCCACTTCAATGGCCGTCTGTACTTCCTTTAATTGGATGTTCAATTTTTTGATCTCGTTCCTCACTCCAATTAtagcttcaagaattggTTTCCTGTATGGGTATTTCTTTGCCGGGTGCCTGTTGGTTTCAGCCATTTTTGCCTGGGTCATGGTACCAGAAACGAAGAATATGACAGAGACTGACATCGATGCTCTTTATTATACAATGAACTGGTGA